One genomic segment of Ignavibacteriota bacterium includes these proteins:
- the ygfK gene encoding putative selenate reductase subunit YgfK: MSDKFYRVPIERLYSWIVEEEKYGRIFGLYKENLFTPKTSDPYKMYRYGKLLETPLGVASGPHTQMAQNIIASWLVGARYIELKTVQTLDELEVTKPCIDMEDIGYNCEWSQELKIKDSFDEYLNAWILIHLLKYKFDWDETESGFIFNMSVGYNLEGILKPNVQWFFEKMNNCKVEKENKLETLSKYFPEIHKVKIPNQITDNITLSTMHGCPANEIEEIGKYLIRDRKLHTTIKLNPTLLGKERLHFILNDKLGYKFVIPDKAFEHDLKYDDAIKMITILQNIAAENNVKFGLKLTNTLESINFTNWLPQKEKMVYASGRALHPISINLAEKLQSDFNGELDISFSAGVDAFNVSDTLACNLKPITVCSDLLKPGGYLRLTQYIEELDKNFFKFGANNIEQFISNVANKSDITKSGLNNLRKYASKVLEQKQYFKSFFPFKNIKTNRELTPYDCIHAPCIEACAISQNVPEYMYHTANGDFDKAYKAILDENPLPNITGNVCDHLCQTKCTRMNYDNSILIRAIKRFNAEKFDNNFDAILKNKNGIKVSIIGAGPSGLACAYFLALEGFEVNVYETKSFAGGMASDSIPAFRLTDNQINSDINLIKSLGVHFHFNQNVTKDLFSEIKSNSNFIYIAIGAQKGKKLNIPGEDLENVFDQLTFLSNVRRNININLGKTIAVIGGGNSAIDAARTAKRLSAESGKVAILYRRTIKEMPADPEEIRALLDEGIFIFELVSPNSISRINNQLQLNCIKMQLGEPDESGRQKPILVLGSEFSMIFDSIITAIGQDIILDFIDEQNLITDKNYETQITNVFAGGDAIRGADSLINAIADGKNVAYKIIENVKSNFTIPKQIKSDKHTLAEFQKKQSYREFGNKIPELNLEKRNNFNLVHPNMTEAQAISEAQRCLFCNDICNICVGVCPNFANLSFETNKFNIPIYSIDIGDEINYTIVDHLIIEQTNQIINIGDFCNECGNCNTFCPTNGAPYLTKSKFYLTQESFDFEDNCFYLSGELIKYKSNNKIESVRMFEDNFVYEAEDIKVIFDKNNFDIISIDTQKIIQNKLLDNAAEMIFLFISLKDNSIFKQFN; the protein is encoded by the coding sequence ATGAGTGATAAATTTTACAGAGTTCCAATTGAGCGACTTTACAGTTGGATTGTTGAAGAAGAAAAGTATGGAAGAATTTTCGGATTATATAAAGAGAATTTATTCACTCCAAAAACATCCGATCCATATAAAATGTATAGATATGGCAAACTCTTAGAAACTCCGCTTGGCGTTGCCTCTGGTCCGCATACACAAATGGCACAAAATATAATTGCTTCTTGGTTAGTTGGCGCAAGATATATTGAATTAAAAACTGTGCAAACTTTAGATGAACTCGAAGTTACCAAACCTTGCATCGACATGGAAGATATTGGTTACAATTGTGAATGGTCGCAAGAATTAAAAATAAAAGATTCTTTTGATGAATATTTGAACGCATGGATTTTAATTCATTTATTAAAATATAAATTTGATTGGGATGAAACTGAATCCGGATTTATTTTTAATATGAGTGTTGGTTATAATCTTGAGGGAATCTTAAAACCCAATGTGCAATGGTTCTTTGAGAAGATGAATAATTGCAAAGTTGAAAAAGAAAATAAATTAGAAACACTTTCAAAATACTTTCCGGAAATTCACAAAGTAAAAATACCAAATCAAATCACTGATAATATTACACTTTCAACAATGCACGGTTGTCCGGCAAACGAAATTGAAGAAATAGGAAAATATTTAATTAGAGATAGAAAACTTCATACGACAATTAAGTTGAATCCTACTTTACTTGGAAAAGAAAGACTACATTTTATTTTAAATGATAAACTTGGTTACAAATTTGTTATTCCGGATAAAGCTTTTGAACATGATTTAAAATATGATGATGCAATAAAAATGATTACCATACTTCAGAATATTGCGGCAGAGAATAATGTTAAATTCGGATTGAAATTAACAAATACTTTAGAATCAATAAATTTCACTAATTGGCTTCCGCAAAAGGAAAAGATGGTTTACGCAAGCGGTCGCGCTCTTCATCCAATAAGTATAAATCTTGCTGAAAAATTACAAAGTGATTTTAATGGTGAACTTGATATTTCTTTTTCTGCCGGTGTTGATGCTTTTAATGTTTCGGATACTTTGGCCTGCAATTTAAAACCAATTACAGTTTGTTCAGATTTACTAAAGCCCGGCGGATATTTACGTTTAACGCAATACATCGAAGAACTAGATAAAAACTTTTTTAAATTCGGTGCAAATAATATTGAACAATTCATTTCAAATGTTGCAAATAAAAGTGATATAACGAAATCCGGTTTAAATAATTTAAGAAAATATGCTTCGAAAGTTTTAGAGCAAAAGCAATATTTCAAATCCTTTTTCCCATTTAAGAATATTAAAACAAATCGTGAACTTACTCCATATGATTGCATTCATGCACCGTGTATTGAAGCTTGTGCGATATCGCAAAACGTTCCGGAATATATGTATCATACAGCAAATGGCGATTTTGATAAAGCCTACAAAGCAATTTTAGATGAAAATCCTTTGCCAAATATTACCGGAAATGTTTGCGATCATTTGTGCCAGACAAAATGCACAAGAATGAATTATGATAATTCAATATTAATTCGTGCAATAAAAAGATTCAATGCAGAAAAGTTTGATAATAATTTTGACGCAATTTTAAAAAATAAAAATGGAATTAAAGTTTCAATAATTGGCGCTGGACCATCCGGTTTAGCGTGCGCTTATTTTCTCGCATTGGAAGGATTTGAAGTAAATGTTTATGAAACAAAATCATTTGCCGGCGGAATGGCTTCAGACTCAATCCCCGCTTTTAGATTAACGGATAATCAAATTAATTCTGATATAAATTTAATTAAATCATTAGGCGTTCATTTTCATTTCAACCAAAATGTTACCAAAGATTTGTTTAGTGAAATTAAATCAAATAGTAATTTTATCTATATAGCAATTGGCGCTCAGAAAGGTAAAAAGTTAAATATTCCCGGTGAAGATTTAGAAAATGTATTTGATCAACTAACATTTCTATCAAATGTGAGAAGGAATATAAATATTAATTTGGGAAAAACAATTGCGGTAATTGGCGGAGGAAATTCAGCAATTGATGCAGCCAGAACAGCAAAAAGATTGTCTGCTGAAAGTGGGAAAGTCGCAATTTTGTATCGAAGAACAATAAAGGAAATGCCGGCTGATCCCGAAGAAATTAGAGCATTGCTCGATGAAGGAATTTTTATTTTTGAATTAGTGTCGCCAAATTCAATTTCTAGAATAAATAACCAGTTACAATTAAATTGTATTAAAATGCAATTAGGCGAACCAGATGAAAGTGGAAGGCAAAAGCCAATTCTCGTATTGGGTTCAGAGTTTTCAATGATTTTTGACTCAATAATTACTGCAATTGGTCAAGATATAATTTTGGATTTTATCGATGAACAGAATCTAATTACTGATAAGAATTATGAAACACAAATTACAAATGTTTTTGCCGGCGGTGATGCAATTCGCGGAGCTGATTCTTTAATAAACGCAATTGCAGATGGAAAAAATGTAGCTTACAAAATCATAGAAAATGTAAAAAGTAATTTTACTATTCCAAAACAAATTAAAAGTGATAAACATACTTTAGCTGAGTTTCAGAAAAAACAAAGTTACCGCGAATTTGGGAATAAAATTCCCGAATTAAATTTAGAGAAAAGAAATAATTTTAATTTGGTTCATCCAAACATGACAGAAGCTCAAGCAATTTCAGAAGCGCAAAGATGTTTGTTCTGTAATGATATTTGTAATATTTGTGTTGGTGTTTGTCCCAATTTTGCTAATCTATCATTTGAAACAAATAAATTTAATATTCCAATTTATTCAATTGATATTGGTGATGAGATAAATTATACAATTGTTGATCACTTGATTATTGAACAAACAAATCAAATTATTAATATTGGTGATTTTTGTAATGAGTGCGGAAATTGCAACACATTTTGTCCAACGAACGGAGCACCATATTTAACAAAATCAAAATTTTATTTAACCCAAGAAAGTTTTGACTTTGAAGATAACTGTTTTTATTTATCCGGTGAATTAATAAAATATAAATCAAATAATAAAATTGAATCGGTGAGAATGTTTGAAGATAATTTTGTTTATGAAGCAGAAGATATCAAAGTAATTTTTGATAAAAATAATTTTGACATAATAAGTATTGATACTCAAAAAATAATTCAGAATAAATTATTGGATAATGCTGCAGAAATGATTTTTCTTTTTATAAGTCTAAAAGATAATTCCATTTTTAAACAATTTAATTAA
- the xdh gene encoding selenium-dependent xanthine dehydrogenase — MIFKLNGIEKDYKGNHELSLLIYLRDVEGITSVKDGCSPQASCGACTVELNGKAVLSCVTQMSKVENGTVITIEGIEKNKQDIYANAFIEKGGTQCGFCTPGIVMQSNVLIDNNSNPTDDEIKKAIHPNLCRCTGYNKIIESVKLAAEAIRENKEILKPKIEAKVGKRFPKYDAYNLVLGKSKFVDDMIFDEMLFASLKFSEHPRAIIKNINCEKALNYNGVLRILTAKDIPGKRNTGLIINDWPMMIDVGETTRYVGDVLALVIAESQEIAREAAKLIDVDYEVLAPLVDMEKALDSESPQIHSNGNLLSETIINRGNIEEAKSNSDFISSGIYHTQMIEHAYLEPESAIALPTQDGITIYSQGQGVYEDRKQIAKVLNLSEENVRVIQVPNGGGFGGKEDLTVQHQAALCSLILQKPIKITLTRDESILMHPKRHPLRMKYKVGCDKEGKLTFLEADILGDTGAYASVGMKVLERAAGHSTGAYTIPNVKVISKAVYTNNIPCGAMRGFGVNQVTFAIESCIDELCEKGGFDRWQFRFDNAIKNGEKTATGQIIHKGTGVRETLLAVKEIFQKSKYAGIACGIKNTGIGNGMPDDGIVKIDIVSKDKVVLHHGWTEMGQGVNTMAVQFLVDEINIDPNIIEVKVDTSYEAKSGMTTASRATSIIGNSIRETCKQLKEDLSNNTLEELIGKTYTGIWVCDWTTKPGATAKEIITHYSYSYATQVVILNDDGKIEKIVAAHDAGKIINPSLFEGQIEGSVHMGLGYAISEELVLENGKPKSTKLRKMGVLRAKETPQIEVIGVEVEDPNGPHGAKGVGEIGLVPTAAAVANAFAQFDKTRYYRLPIKKRIKNN; from the coding sequence ATGATATTCAAACTAAACGGAATTGAAAAAGATTATAAAGGAAATCACGAACTATCGTTACTAATATACTTGCGTGATGTTGAAGGAATTACTTCCGTAAAAGACGGATGCTCACCTCAAGCTTCTTGCGGAGCTTGCACAGTTGAGCTAAACGGAAAAGCCGTACTTTCATGCGTAACTCAAATGTCAAAAGTAGAGAATGGAACTGTAATCACCATTGAGGGTATTGAGAAAAATAAACAAGATATTTATGCAAATGCTTTTATAGAAAAAGGCGGAACGCAATGCGGATTTTGTACACCCGGAATTGTTATGCAATCAAATGTATTGATTGATAATAATAGCAATCCAACCGATGATGAAATTAAGAAAGCCATTCATCCAAATTTATGTAGATGTACCGGATATAATAAAATTATTGAATCTGTAAAATTAGCGGCTGAAGCAATCAGAGAAAATAAAGAAATACTCAAACCAAAAATTGAAGCTAAAGTTGGAAAACGTTTTCCGAAATATGATGCATACAATTTAGTATTAGGTAAATCTAAATTTGTCGATGATATGATATTTGATGAAATGCTTTTCGCTTCACTCAAATTTAGTGAACATCCCAGAGCAATAATTAAAAATATCAATTGTGAAAAAGCATTGAATTATAATGGAGTTTTAAGAATTCTTACTGCAAAAGACATTCCCGGAAAAAGAAATACTGGATTGATAATAAATGATTGGCCAATGATGATTGATGTTGGAGAAACAACGAGATATGTTGGAGATGTTTTAGCTTTGGTTATTGCAGAGTCTCAAGAAATTGCAAGAGAAGCCGCGAAATTAATTGATGTTGATTACGAAGTACTTGCACCATTAGTTGATATGGAAAAAGCTTTAGATTCTGAATCACCACAAATTCATTCAAATGGAAATTTACTTTCCGAAACAATAATAAATCGTGGCAATATTGAAGAAGCAAAAAGTAATTCTGATTTTATTTCTTCTGGAATTTATCATACACAAATGATTGAACATGCTTATCTTGAGCCGGAATCTGCAATTGCCCTTCCAACACAAGACGGAATAACGATTTATTCGCAAGGTCAAGGTGTATATGAAGATCGAAAACAAATTGCAAAAGTTTTAAATTTATCTGAAGAAAATGTTAGAGTTATTCAAGTTCCAAACGGCGGTGGATTTGGCGGGAAAGAAGATTTAACAGTTCAACATCAAGCAGCTTTATGTTCTCTCATTTTACAAAAACCAATTAAAATTACGTTAACAAGAGATGAATCAATATTGATGCACCCGAAACGCCATCCTCTTAGAATGAAATACAAGGTAGGATGTGATAAAGAAGGCAAATTAACTTTTCTTGAAGCTGATATTCTTGGAGATACCGGAGCTTACGCTTCAGTTGGTATGAAAGTTTTAGAGCGAGCAGCCGGTCATTCAACCGGAGCTTACACTATTCCCAATGTTAAAGTAATTAGTAAGGCGGTTTACACAAATAATATACCATGCGGTGCGATGCGCGGGTTTGGAGTTAATCAAGTTACATTTGCAATTGAAAGCTGTATAGACGAACTTTGTGAGAAAGGTGGATTTGATCGCTGGCAATTTAGATTTGATAACGCAATTAAAAATGGAGAAAAAACTGCAACCGGACAAATAATTCATAAAGGTACCGGAGTTAGAGAAACATTGCTTGCTGTAAAAGAAATTTTTCAAAAATCAAAATATGCTGGAATTGCATGCGGAATAAAAAATACCGGAATCGGAAATGGGATGCCAGATGACGGAATTGTAAAAATTGATATTGTATCAAAAGATAAAGTTGTACTTCATCATGGCTGGACTGAAATGGGTCAAGGTGTAAATACAATGGCAGTTCAATTTTTAGTTGATGAAATTAATATTGATCCAAATATTATTGAAGTAAAAGTTGATACATCTTACGAAGCAAAATCCGGAATGACAACCGCTTCTCGTGCAACATCAATAATTGGTAATTCAATTAGAGAAACTTGTAAGCAATTAAAAGAAGATTTATCTAATAATACTTTAGAAGAATTAATCGGTAAAACTTATACGGGTATTTGGGTTTGTGATTGGACAACAAAACCGGGCGCAACTGCAAAAGAAATTATCACACATTATTCATATAGTTATGCAACTCAAGTTGTAATTTTAAATGATGATGGGAAAATTGAAAAAATTGTTGCTGCACATGATGCCGGTAAAATTATAAATCCATCTTTGTTTGAAGGACAAATCGAAGGTTCTGTTCACATGGGTTTAGGTTATGCAATTTCAGAAGAATTAGTATTAGAAAACGGAAAACCTAAGAGTACAAAATTACGCAAGATGGGAGTTTTACGTGCAAAAGAAACACCGCAAATTGAAGTAATCGGTGTTGAAGTTGAAGATCCCAATGGTCCGCATGGCGCAAAGGGAGTTGGCGAAATTGGTCTTGTTCCAACTGCCGCGGCTGTTGCAAATGCTTTTGCACAGTTTGATAAAACAAGATATTACAGATTACCGATTAAGAAACGAATTAAAAATAATTGA
- a CDS encoding adenosine deaminase, with protein MNRNNLDLFIQQIPKAELHLHIEGTFEPELIFTIADRNKIKLKYNSVDELRNAYNFNNLQEFLDIYYAGANVLKTEEDFYDLTMAYFTKINSQNVVHTEIMFDPQTHTDRGVKFSTVIIGIKNAQDKAKVEFGISSLLIMSFLRHLDEQSAFNTLNHSLDYKNWITSVGLDSSELGNPPSKFKNVFTEAKNIGYKTVAHAGEEGPAEYVWEALNHLNISRIDHGNKSLDDNNLVKELVAKQMPLTVCPLSNIRLKNVDKIENHPIKAMLDMGLIATINSDDPAYFGGYMNENYKAVTEALNLSKADLYQLTLNSFKATFLEEDEKNNLVSNLNSFYENNK; from the coding sequence ATGAACAGAAATAACTTAGACTTATTCATTCAACAAATTCCCAAAGCTGAATTACACTTGCACATAGAAGGTACGTTCGAGCCGGAATTAATATTTACAATTGCTGATAGAAATAAAATAAAATTAAAATATAATTCTGTTGATGAATTAAGAAACGCATACAATTTTAATAATCTTCAAGAATTTTTAGATATTTATTATGCCGGAGCAAATGTTTTGAAAACCGAAGAAGACTTTTATGATTTGACAATGGCTTATTTTACAAAAATTAATTCTCAAAATGTTGTTCATACAGAAATTATGTTTGATCCGCAAACGCATACCGATAGAGGTGTTAAATTTTCTACAGTAATTATTGGAATTAAAAACGCACAAGATAAAGCCAAAGTAGAATTCGGAATTTCATCACTATTGATAATGAGTTTTCTACGCCATTTGGATGAACAATCTGCATTTAATACTTTAAATCATTCACTTGATTATAAAAATTGGATTACTTCTGTTGGATTAGATTCTTCAGAACTTGGAAATCCTCCTTCAAAATTTAAAAATGTTTTTACCGAAGCAAAAAATATCGGATATAAAACTGTTGCTCATGCTGGTGAAGAAGGTCCCGCTGAATATGTTTGGGAAGCTCTAAATCATTTAAATATTTCTCGAATAGATCACGGAAATAAATCTCTTGATGATAATAATTTAGTGAAGGAATTGGTTGCGAAACAAATGCCGCTAACGGTTTGTCCGCTTTCAAATATTAGACTTAAAAATGTTGATAAAATTGAGAATCATCCAATAAAAGCTATGCTGGATATGGGTTTAATAGCAACTATAAATTCTGATGATCCGGCATATTTTGGCGGCTATATGAATGAAAATTATAAAGCCGTAACCGAAGCTCTCAATTTAAGTAAGGCAGATTTATATCAACTTACATTAAATTCATTCAAAGCTACTTTTTTGGAAGAAGATGAAAAGAATAATTTGGTGAGTAATCTCAATTCATTTTATGAGAATAATAAATGA
- a CDS encoding TIGR01777 family protein has protein sequence MKRVLITGASGLIGSELAKFLSQNNFEVIKLGRSKNNSLNTFVWNVENEFIENGALENLDYIIHLAGAGIGDKRWTQKRKKEIIDSRVKSTELLFNEIAKLKNKPKTIISASAVGYYGAATSNKLFSEIDPPATDFQGTVCRMWEESSAKFEQLGIRSVQLRFGVVLSKNGGALEKIIIPIKLGVGSALGNGNQYMPWIHISDALNIILHCIKNDNLIGAYNAVSPMLVTNHEFSKTLAKLLRKPFFMPNVPSFILKLILGEMSELVLEGNKISSEKIIETGFTFQYSNLENALQNLLFE, from the coding sequence ATGAAAAGAGTTTTAATCACCGGAGCTTCCGGACTTATAGGTTCTGAACTTGCAAAATTTCTTTCACAAAATAATTTTGAAGTAATTAAACTTGGTCGATCAAAAAATAATTCTTTAAATACATTTGTATGGAATGTTGAAAATGAATTTATTGAAAATGGAGCATTGGAAAATTTAGATTACATAATTCATCTTGCCGGTGCGGGAATTGGCGATAAAAGATGGACACAAAAAAGAAAAAAAGAAATTATTGATAGCCGCGTAAAATCCACAGAATTACTTTTCAACGAAATTGCTAAATTAAAAAATAAACCTAAAACAATTATTTCTGCTTCGGCAGTTGGTTATTATGGAGCAGCAACAAGTAATAAATTATTTTCTGAAATTGATCCGCCCGCAACTGATTTTCAAGGAACAGTTTGCAGAATGTGGGAAGAATCTTCAGCCAAATTTGAGCAATTAGGAATTAGATCAGTTCAGCTAAGATTTGGAGTTGTTCTTTCTAAAAATGGCGGCGCATTAGAAAAGATTATTATTCCCATTAAACTTGGGGTTGGTTCGGCTTTGGGAAATGGAAATCAATATATGCCTTGGATTCATATTTCCGATGCATTGAATATTATTCTGCATTGTATTAAAAATGATAATTTAATCGGAGCATATAACGCAGTTTCACCAATGCTAGTAACAAATCACGAATTCTCAAAAACACTTGCTAAACTTTTACGTAAACCATTTTTTATGCCCAACGTTCCTTCTTTTATTTTGAAATTAATTTTAGGCGAAATGTCAGAATTAGTTTTGGAGGGGAATAAAATTTCTTCAGAAAAAATTATTGAAACCGGATTTACATTTCAATATTCAAATTTAGAAAATGCATTACAAAATTTACTATTTGAGTAA